In Pelecanus crispus isolate bPelCri1 chromosome Z, bPelCri1.pri, whole genome shotgun sequence, the following are encoded in one genomic region:
- the MINAR2 gene encoding major intrinsically disordered NOTCH2-binding receptor 1-like, whose amino-acid sequence MDFSVLPNNNHPDKFLQLEVKSLVKNSAFPQASLAKFPETALPGVQRWHNRVYLQREKRNVTELPGLDSNEVSQEMIDKALGKHITPITLKSTIKSNPLYSDIQVDDKWKEKKKTPSWTVQDYDRHSLHSNLASHVKENPNDLQFWMGDIYTPGYDTLLKKKEREKKHSKCCRIILLMVLAVCILITIVTLSILLT is encoded by the exons ATGGACTTTTCCGTTTTGCCAAACAACAACCATCCCGATAAATTTCTGCAACTGGAGGTGAAGTCTCTAGTGAAAAACTCTGCCTTTCCACAAGCCAGCCTGGCAAAATTCCCAGAAACAGCTTTACCTGGCGTGCAGCGGTGGCACAACAGGGTCTATTTACAG agagaaaaaagaaatgtcactgAGCTGCCAGGCTTAGACTCGAATGAGGTCAGCCAAGAAATGATAGACAAAGCCCTCGGGAAACACATTACACCCATCACCCTGAAATCCACAATCAAAAGCAACCCCTTGTATAGTGATATCCAGGTGGATGACaaatggaaggagaagaaaaagaccCCTTCCTGGACTGTGCAAGACTATGACAGGCACTCGCTGCACTCTAACTTGGCCAGCCACGTAAAG gaaaatcCTAATGATCTACAGTTCTGGATGGGGGATATTTATACTCCTGGGTACGATAccttgttaaaaaagaaagagagagaaaaaaagcattccAAATGTTGTCGAATCATCCTGCTCATGGTACTAGCTGTTTGCATCCTGATTACCATAGTCACACTCAGCATTTTGCTTACTTAG